One part of the Arabidopsis thaliana chromosome 4, partial sequence genome encodes these proteins:
- a CDS encoding Matrixin family protein (Matrixin family protein; FUNCTIONS IN: metallopeptidase activity, metalloendopeptidase activity, zinc ion binding; INVOLVED IN: proteolysis, metabolic process; LOCATED IN: anchored to membrane; EXPRESSED IN: 10 plant structures; EXPRESSED DURING: 4 anthesis, C globular stage, petal differentiation and expansion stage; CONTAINS InterPro DOMAIN/s: Peptidase M10, metallopeptidase (InterPro:IPR001818), Peptidoglycan binding-like (InterPro:IPR002477), Peptidase M10A, matrix metallopeptidase (InterPro:IPR021190), Peptidase, metallopeptidase (InterPro:IPR006026); BEST Arabidopsis thaliana protein match is: Matrixin family protein (TAIR:AT2G45040.1); Has 2701 Blast hits to 2501 proteins in 212 species: Archae - 6; Bacteria - 141; Metazoa - 2219; Fungi - 5; Plants - 183; Viruses - 44; Other Eukaryotes - 103 (source: NCBI BLink).) encodes MSRNLIYRRNRALCFVLILFCFPYRFGARNTPEAEQSTAKATQIIHVSNSTWHDFSRLVDVQIGSHVSGVSELKRYLHRFGYVNDGSEIFSDVFDGPLESAISLYQENLGLPITGRLDTSTVTLMSLPRCGVSDTHMTINNDFLHTTAHYTYFNGKPKWNRDTLTYAISKTHKLDYLTSEDVKTVFRRAFSQWSSVIPVSFEEVDDFTTADLKIGFYAGDHGDGLPFDGVLGTLAHAFAPENGRLHLDAAETWIVDDDLKGSSEVAVDLESVATHEIGHLLGLGHSSQESAVMYPSLRPRTKKVDLTVDDVAGVLKLYGPNPKLRLDSLTQSEDSIKNGTVSHRFLSGNFIGYVLLVVGLILFL; translated from the coding sequence ATGTCTCGTAATTTAATCtatagaagaaacagagctctctgttttgttttaatcttgTTCTGCTTCCCTTACCGGTTTGGCGCTAGAAACACGCCGGAGGCGGAACAATCCACAGCAAAAGCAACTCAAATAATACACGTCAGCAATTCCACGTGGCATGATTTCTCTCGTCTTGTAGATGTCCAAATAGGTAGCCACGTCAGCGGCGTATCAGAGCTCAAAAGATACCTCCACCGATTCGGTTACGTCAATGATGGCTCCGAAATATTTTCCGACGTGTTCGATGGTCCTCTGGAATCGGCAATCTCTCTGTATCAAGAAAATCTCGGTTTACCAATAACCGGAAGACTCGACACGAGTACAGTTACTCTCATGTCGTTACCGCGATGTGGCGTTAGCGATACGCACATGACCATCAACAACGATTTCCTCCACACAACGGCGCATTATACGTATTTCAACGGTAAACCGAAATGGAACCGTGATACGCTAACCTACGCTATCTCCAAAACTCACAAACTCGATTACTTGACGTCAGAAGACGTCAAAACCGTTTTCCGGCGAGCTTTTTCACAGTGGTCAAGCGTGATTCCGGTGAGTTTCGAGGAAGTCGACGATTTCACGACGGCTGATTTAAAGATCGGATTCTACGCTGGTGATCACGGTGACGGGCTTCCGTTTGACGGTGTACTTGGAACTTTAGCACACGCTTTTGCGCCGGAGAACGGGAGGCTTCACCTCGACGCGGCGGAGACGTGGATCGTCGACGATGACTTGAAAGGATCTTCAGAGGTGGCCGTTGACTTGGAGTCTGTGGCGACTCACGAGATCGGTCACTTGTTGGGATTAGGACATAGCTCGCAGGAGTCGGCGGTTATGTATCCGAGTCTCCGACCGAGGACCAAGAAAGTTGACCTTACGGTTGATGACGTGGCAGGTGTACTTAAGCTATATGGTCCGAATCCTAAACTACGGTTGGATTCACTAACGCAGTCGGAAGATTCTATTAAAAACGGCACCGTATCACATAGATTCTTGTCGGGGAATTTTATCGGTTATGTTCTGTTGGTTGTTGGTTTGATTCTTTTCCTATAG
- a CDS encoding O-fucosyltransferase family protein — MGVVAEVWRSSVRLLTNSPQLNGGSHKSALWKWRFFSAQPKRTVMWTWVCGFMLFSLGVISLFTGHVVSHLEWYSQQLSKRSLLDMSRREPIDVWKSKYSKFFYGCSERGRNFLPAVQEQSSNGYLLIAASGGLNQQRTGITDAVVVARILNATLVVPELDHHSYWKDDSDFSDIFDVNWFISSLAKDVTIVKRVPDRVMRAMEKPPYTTRVPRKSTLEYYLDQVLPILTRRHVLQLTKFDYRLANDLDEDMQKLRCRVNYHALRFTKRIQSVGMKVVKRMRKMAKRFIAVHLRFEPDMLAFSGCDFGGGEKERAELAEIRKRWDTLPDLDPLEERKRGKCPLTPHEVGLMLRALGFTNDTYIYVASGEIYGGEKTLKPLRELFPNFYTKEMLANDELKPLLPYSSRLAAIDYIVSDESDVFITNNNGNMAKILAGRRRYMGHKRTIRPNAKKLSALFMDREKMEWQTFAKKVKSCQRGFMGDPDEFKPGRGEFHEYPQSCICQRPFSYDKTSTDDEEEDMSEENHNSTSPGHVHLSSADNERDEVFPD; from the exons ATGGGCGTAGTAGCTGAGGTTTGGAGGTCGAGCGTGAGGCTATTAACGAACTCGCCTCAGCTTAACGGTGGCTCTCACAAGAGTGCGTTATGGAAGTGGCGATTTTTCTCTGCTCAGCCCAAAAGAACCGTAATGTGGACATGGGTTTGTGGTTTCATGCTTTTCTCTTTAGGAGTCATCTCACTTTTCACTGGTCACGTTGTCTCGCACCTTGAGTGGTATTCTCAGCAATTAAGCAAACGGAGCTTACTG GATATGAGCCGTCGAGAACCAATTGATGTATGGAAGTCAAAATATTCGAAGTTTTTCTATGGATGCAGTGAGAGAGGAAGGAACTTCCTTC CTGCTGTCCAGGAGCAGTCATCTAATGGATATTTGCTTATTGCAGCTAGTGGAGGCCTTAACCAACAAAGAACAGGA ATAACTGATGCAGTGGTTGTTGCACGGATTCTTAATGCTACTTTAGTTGTACCCGAGTTGGATCACCATTCTTACTGGAAAGATGACAG TGACTTCAGTGACATTTTTGATGTTAACTGGTTCATATCTTCTCTCGCCAAAGATGTGACTATAGTAAAGAGAGTTCCCGACAGAGTCATGCGTGCGATGGAGAAACCTCCTTATACCACACGTGTGCCTCGAAAGTCTACTCTTGAGTATTATCTTGACCAAGTATTGCCAATTCTCACGAGGAGACAT GTTTTACAATTGACAAAGTTTGACTACAGACTAGCAAATGATCTAGATGAAGACATGCAAAAGTTGCGCTGCAGGGTCAACTATCATGCTTTAAGATTCACAAAGCGGATACAATCAGTTGGGATGAAAGTGGTCAAGAGGATGAGAAAGATGGCCAAACGTTTTATTGCTGTCCATTTGAG ATTTGAGCCTGACATGCTAGCCTTTTCTGGTTGTGACTTTGGTGGGggtgaaaaagagagagctGAGCTAGCAGAAATAAGAAAACGATGGGACACATTGCCT GATCTGGACCCtcttgaagaaagaaagcGTGGGAAATGCCCTCTTACACCTCATGAAGTGGGCTTAATGCTGCGCGCTCTTGGTTTTACAAACGACACATATATCTATGTCGCATCTGGAGAAATATATGGTGGTGAAAAGACACTGAAACCACTGAGAGAGCTGTTTCCAAACTTTTACACCAAGGAAATGCTTGCCAACGATGAGCTCAAGCCTCTGCTTCCCTATTCTTCACGCCTTGCTGCCATTGACTACATTGTTAGTGACGAAAGCGATGTGTTTATCACTAATAATAATGGAAATATGGCCAAGATTCTTGCAGGCCGAAG GAGGTACATGGGTCACAAGAGGACCATCAGGCCAAATGCAAAGAAGCTCAGTGCATTGTTCATGGACCGGGAAAAGATGGAGTGGCAAACTTTCGCCAAAAAAGTGAAATCTTGTCAACGTGGATTCATGGGTGATCCAGATGAGTTCAAACCAGGACGCGGTGAATTCCACGAGTACCCGCAATCTTGCATTTGTCAGAGACCCTTCTCTTACGACAAAACCTCAacggatgatgaagaagaagacatgtcAGAAGAGAACCACAACAGCACCAGCCCTGGACATGTACATTTGTCTTCAGCAGACAATGAGCGCGACGAAGTTTTCCCTGACTAG
- a CDS encoding heat shock protein 70 (Hsp 70) family protein, whose protein sequence is MWLLLYNCRGIAALYSRCLVYDWNMGKIFSWLVVLLSLISLVPVPSESAVLSVDLGSEWVKVAVVNLKRGQSPISVAINEMSKRKSPALVAFQSGDRLLGEEAAGITARYPNKVYSQLRDMVGKPFKHVKDFIDSVYLPFDIVEDSRGAVGIKIDDGSTVYSVEELLAMILGYASNLAEFHAKIPVKDMVVSVPPYFGQAERRGLIQASQLAGVNVLSLVNEHSGAALQYGIDKDFANGSRHVIFYDMGSSSTYAALVYYSAYSEKEYGKTVSVNQFQVKDVRWDLGLGGQSMEMRLVEHFADEFNKQLGNGVDVRKFPKAMAKLKKQVKRTKEILSANTAAPISVESLHDDRDFRSTITREKFEELCKDLWERSLTPLKDVLKHSGLKIDDISAVELIGGATRVPKLQSTIQEFIGKQQLDKHLDADEAIVLGSALHAANLSDGIKLKRRLGIVDGSPYGFLVELEGPNVKKDESTKQQLVPRMKKLPSKMFRSFVLDKDFDVSLAYESEGILPPGTTSPVFAQYSVSGLADASEKYSSRNLSAPIKANLHFSLSRSGILSLDRGDAVIEITEWVDVPKKNVTIDSNTTTSTGNATDENSQENKEDLQTDAENSTASNTTAEEPAVASLGTEKKLKKRTFRIPLKVVEKTVGPGAPFSKESLAEAKIKLEALDKKDRERRRTAELKNNLESYIYATKEKLETPEFEKISTQEERKAFVEKLDEVQDWLYMDGEDANATEFEKRLDSLKAIGSPISFRSEELTARPVAIEYARKYLTELKEIIKEWETNKTWLPKEKIDEVSKEAEKVKSWLDKNVAEQEKTSLWSKPVFTSTEVYAKVFTLQDKVTKVNKIPKPKPKIEKVTKTENTTKEEEQSKSSDEAAKEEESHDEL, encoded by the exons ATGTGGTTGCTTCTATATAACTGCAGAGGAATTGCTGCTCTCTACTCGCGGTGTTTAGTTTACGATTGGAATATGGGGAAGATATTTAGCTGGTTAGTGGTGTTATTGTCATTGATCTCATTAGTCCCTGTTCCATCGGAATCGGCTGTTTTGAGTGTAGATCTAGGTTCAGAATGGGTTAAAGTTGCCGTAGTTAATCTGAAACGAGGACAGAGTCCAATCTCTGTAGCCATTAATGAGATGTCCAAGAGGAAATCCCCAGCTTTAGTAGCATTTCAATCTGGAGACCGGTTACTAGGCGAGGAGGCTGCGGGAATAACGGCTCGTTATCCGAATAAAGTTTATTCACAACTGAGGGATATGGTGGGAAAACCTTTCAAACATGTTAAGGATTTCATTGATTCTGTCTACTTGCCTTTTGATATTGTAGAAGATTCTAGAGGTGCAGTTGGTATTAAGATCGATGACGGTTCGACTGTTTACTCAGTGGAGGAGTTGTTAGCTATGATCTTGGGTTATGCCTCAAATCTAGCTGAGTTCCATGCTAAAATCCCAGTGAAGGATATGGTTGTTTCAGTTCCACCTTACTTTGGACAGGCTGAGAGACGGGGTTTGATCCAGGCTTCTCAGTTGGCTGGGGTTAATGTCCTCTCCCTGGTTAATGAGCATTCCGGTGCTGCTTTGCAATATGGGATTGATAAGGATTTTGCTAATGGGTCGAGACATGTCATATTTTATGACATGGGTTCAAGTAGTACTTACGCAGCCCTTGTCTATTACTCAGCTTACAGTGAGAAGGAATATGGCAAGACTGTTTCTGTCAACCAATTTCAG GTCAAGGATGTTAGATGGGACTTGGGACTTGGAGGACAGAGTATGGAGATGCGCTTGGTAGAGCACTTTGCAGATGAGTTTAATAAACAGCTCGGTAATGGAGTTGATGTGAGGAAGTTCCCCAAAGCAATGGCtaaattgaaaaaacaagTCAAGCGTACAAAGGAAATTTTGAGTGCAAACACTGCGGCTCCAATATCTGTGGAATCTCTTCATGATGATCGTGACTTCAG GAGCACAATTACCCGTGAGAAGTTTGAGGAACTGTGTAAAGATCTGTGGGAGAGATCTCTTACACCTTTAAAAGATGTGCTCAAGCATTCAGGTTTGAAGATTGATGATATATCTGCAGTGGAACTAATAGGAGGAGCTACTAGAGTTCCCAAACTACAG AGCACAATCCAGGAATTTATTGGGAAACAACAGTTAGACAAACATCTAGACGCTGATGAGGCTATTGTCCTCGGCTCAGCACTACATGCTGCTAACTTGAGCGATGGAATTAAATTGAAACGTAGGCTAGGTATAGTTGATGGTTCCCCCTATGGTTTTCTGGTTGAGTTGGAAGGCCCTAATGTTAAGAAAGATGAGAGCACAAAGCAGCAACTCGTACCACGGATGAAAAAGCTACCCAGCAAG ATGTTCAGATCCTTTGTCCTTGACAAAGATTTTGACGTGTCACTTGCTTATGAGTCTGAGGGTATTCTACCACCAGGAACCACCTCCCCTGTGTTTGCACAGTATTCTGTCTCTGGTTTGGCGGATGCATCTGAGAA ATATTCTTCTCGGAATCTATCAGCACCTATCAAGGCAAATCTGCATTTCTCTCTAAGTAGAAGTGGGATTCTCAGTCTAGATCGAGGAGATGCTGTAATTGAAATCACAGAATGGGTAGACGTTCCTAAGAAGAACGTGACTATTGATAGTAACACAACTACATCAACAGGCAATGCCACTGACGAGAattcacaagaaaataaagaagaccTGCAAACCGATGCTGAAAACAGCACTGCTTCAAATACAACAGCAGAAGAGCCAGCTGTTGCTTCTCTGGGCACAGAAAAAAAGCTGAAGAAGCGGACATTCAGAATACCTCTGAAG GTAGTTGAGAAAACTGTTGGACCTGGAGCACCATTTTCGAAAGAGTCTCTTGCTGAAGCTAAGATAAAATTAGAAGCCTTGGACAAGAAAGAtagggaaagaagaagaacggcTGAGTTAAAAAACAACCTtgaatcttatatatatgctaCCAAAGAGAAG CTGGAAACACCCGAGTTTGAAAAGATATCCACCCAAGAAGAGCGCAAGGCGTTTGTTGAAAAGCTTGATGAG GTGCAAGATTGGCTTTACATGGATGGAGAAGATGCTAATGCCACAGAGTTTGAGAAGCGGCTTGACTCACTTAAAGCCATCGGCAGTCCCATATCTTTCCG ATCAGAGGAGCTTACAGCACGACCAGTAGCAATTGAATATGCTAGGAAATACCTAACTGAACTCAAAGAG ATCATAAAAGAATGGGAGACGAACAAAACTTGgcttccaaaagaaaaaatcgaCGAG GTCTCAAAGGAAGCAGAGAAAGTAAAAAGCTGGTTAGATAAGAATGTGGCTGAGCAAGAAAA GACTTCTCTGTGGAGCAAACCGGTGTTCACGTCCACTGAAGTGTACGCTAAAGTATTTACTCTACAAGACAAG GTCACAAAGGTGAATAAGATCCCAAAGCCAAAGCCAAAGATAGAGAAAGTAACCAAGACGGAGAACACAACAAAGGAGGAGGAACAATCAAAATCCTCTGATGAAGCtgccaaagaagaagaaagtcacGACGAGCTTTGA
- a CDS encoding heat shock protein 70 (Hsp 70) family protein (heat shock protein 70 (Hsp 70) family protein; FUNCTIONS IN: ATP binding; LOCATED IN: plasma membrane, chloroplast; EXPRESSED IN: 24 plant structures; EXPRESSED DURING: 13 growth stages; CONTAINS InterPro DOMAIN/s: Heat shock protein 70, conserved site (InterPro:IPR018181), Heat shock protein Hsp70 (InterPro:IPR001023), Heat shock protein 70 (InterPro:IPR013126); BEST Arabidopsis thaliana protein match is: heat shock protein 70 (Hsp 70) family protein (TAIR:AT1G11660.1); Has 30201 Blast hits to 17322 proteins in 780 species: Archae - 12; Bacteria - 1396; Metazoa - 17338; Fungi - 3422; Plants - 5037; Viruses - 0; Other Eukaryotes - 2996 (source: NCBI BLink).) produces the protein MGKIFSWLVVLLSLISLVPVPSESAVLSVDLGSEWVKVAVVNLKRGQSPISVAINEMSKRKSPALVAFQSGDRLLGEEAAGITARYPNKVYSQLRDMVGKPFKHVKDFIDSVYLPFDIVEDSRGAVGIKIDDGSTVYSVEELLAMILGYASNLAEFHAKIPVKDMVVSVPPYFGQAERRGLIQASQLAGVNVLSLVNEHSGAALQYGIDKDFANGSRHVIFYDMGSSSTYAALVYYSAYSEKEYGKTVSVNQFQVKDVRWDLGLGGQSMEMRLVEHFADEFNKQLGNGVDVRKFPKAMAKLKKQVKRTKEILSANTAAPISVESLHDDRDFRSTITREKFEELCKDLWERSLTPLKDVLKHSGLKIDDISAVELIGGATRVPKLQSTIQEFIGKQQLDKHLDADEAIVLGSALHAANLSDGIKLKRRLGIVDGSPYGFLVELEGPNVKKDESTKQQLVPRMKKLPSKMFRSFVLDKDFDVSLAYESEGILPPGTTSPVFAQYSVSGLADASEKYSSRNLSAPIKANLHFSLSRSGILSLDRGDAVIEITEWVDVPKKNVTIDSNTTTSTGNATDENSQENKEDLQTDAENSTASNTTAEEPAVASLGTEKKLKKRTFRIPLKVVEKTVGPGAPFSKESLAEAKIKLEALDKKDRERRRTAELKNNLESYIYATKEKLETPEFEKISTQEERKAFVEKLDEVQDWLYMDGEDANATEFEKRLDSLKAIGSPISFRSEELTARPVAIEYARKYLTELKEIIKEWETNKTWLPKEKIDEVSKEAEKVKSWLDKNVAEQEKTSLWSKPVFTSTEVYAKVFTLQDKVTKVNKIPKPKPKIEKVTKTENTTKEEEQSKSSDEAAKEEESHDEL, from the exons ATGGGGAAGATATTTAGCTGGTTAGTGGTGTTATTGTCATTGATCTCATTAGTCCCTGTTCCATCGGAATCGGCTGTTTTGAGTGTAGATCTAGGTTCAGAATGGGTTAAAGTTGCCGTAGTTAATCTGAAACGAGGACAGAGTCCAATCTCTGTAGCCATTAATGAGATGTCCAAGAGGAAATCCCCAGCTTTAGTAGCATTTCAATCTGGAGACCGGTTACTAGGCGAGGAGGCTGCGGGAATAACGGCTCGTTATCCGAATAAAGTTTATTCACAACTGAGGGATATGGTGGGAAAACCTTTCAAACATGTTAAGGATTTCATTGATTCTGTCTACTTGCCTTTTGATATTGTAGAAGATTCTAGAGGTGCAGTTGGTATTAAGATCGATGACGGTTCGACTGTTTACTCAGTGGAGGAGTTGTTAGCTATGATCTTGGGTTATGCCTCAAATCTAGCTGAGTTCCATGCTAAAATCCCAGTGAAGGATATGGTTGTTTCAGTTCCACCTTACTTTGGACAGGCTGAGAGACGGGGTTTGATCCAGGCTTCTCAGTTGGCTGGGGTTAATGTCCTCTCCCTGGTTAATGAGCATTCCGGTGCTGCTTTGCAATATGGGATTGATAAGGATTTTGCTAATGGGTCGAGACATGTCATATTTTATGACATGGGTTCAAGTAGTACTTACGCAGCCCTTGTCTATTACTCAGCTTACAGTGAGAAGGAATATGGCAAGACTGTTTCTGTCAACCAATTTCAG GTCAAGGATGTTAGATGGGACTTGGGACTTGGAGGACAGAGTATGGAGATGCGCTTGGTAGAGCACTTTGCAGATGAGTTTAATAAACAGCTCGGTAATGGAGTTGATGTGAGGAAGTTCCCCAAAGCAATGGCtaaattgaaaaaacaagTCAAGCGTACAAAGGAAATTTTGAGTGCAAACACTGCGGCTCCAATATCTGTGGAATCTCTTCATGATGATCGTGACTTCAG GAGCACAATTACCCGTGAGAAGTTTGAGGAACTGTGTAAAGATCTGTGGGAGAGATCTCTTACACCTTTAAAAGATGTGCTCAAGCATTCAGGTTTGAAGATTGATGATATATCTGCAGTGGAACTAATAGGAGGAGCTACTAGAGTTCCCAAACTACAG AGCACAATCCAGGAATTTATTGGGAAACAACAGTTAGACAAACATCTAGACGCTGATGAGGCTATTGTCCTCGGCTCAGCACTACATGCTGCTAACTTGAGCGATGGAATTAAATTGAAACGTAGGCTAGGTATAGTTGATGGTTCCCCCTATGGTTTTCTGGTTGAGTTGGAAGGCCCTAATGTTAAGAAAGATGAGAGCACAAAGCAGCAACTCGTACCACGGATGAAAAAGCTACCCAGCAAG ATGTTCAGATCCTTTGTCCTTGACAAAGATTTTGACGTGTCACTTGCTTATGAGTCTGAGGGTATTCTACCACCAGGAACCACCTCCCCTGTGTTTGCACAGTATTCTGTCTCTGGTTTGGCGGATGCATCTGAGAA ATATTCTTCTCGGAATCTATCAGCACCTATCAAGGCAAATCTGCATTTCTCTCTAAGTAGAAGTGGGATTCTCAGTCTAGATCGAGGAGATGCTGTAATTGAAATCACAGAATGGGTAGACGTTCCTAAGAAGAACGTGACTATTGATAGTAACACAACTACATCAACAGGCAATGCCACTGACGAGAattcacaagaaaataaagaagaccTGCAAACCGATGCTGAAAACAGCACTGCTTCAAATACAACAGCAGAAGAGCCAGCTGTTGCTTCTCTGGGCACAGAAAAAAAGCTGAAGAAGCGGACATTCAGAATACCTCTGAAG GTAGTTGAGAAAACTGTTGGACCTGGAGCACCATTTTCGAAAGAGTCTCTTGCTGAAGCTAAGATAAAATTAGAAGCCTTGGACAAGAAAGAtagggaaagaagaagaacggcTGAGTTAAAAAACAACCTtgaatcttatatatatgctaCCAAAGAGAAG CTGGAAACACCCGAGTTTGAAAAGATATCCACCCAAGAAGAGCGCAAGGCGTTTGTTGAAAAGCTTGATGAG GTGCAAGATTGGCTTTACATGGATGGAGAAGATGCTAATGCCACAGAGTTTGAGAAGCGGCTTGACTCACTTAAAGCCATCGGCAGTCCCATATCTTTCCG ATCAGAGGAGCTTACAGCACGACCAGTAGCAATTGAATATGCTAGGAAATACCTAACTGAACTCAAAGAG ATCATAAAAGAATGGGAGACGAACAAAACTTGgcttccaaaagaaaaaatcgaCGAG GTCTCAAAGGAAGCAGAGAAAGTAAAAAGCTGGTTAGATAAGAATGTGGCTGAGCAAGAAAA GACTTCTCTGTGGAGCAAACCGGTGTTCACGTCCACTGAAGTGTACGCTAAAGTATTTACTCTACAAGACAAG GTCACAAAGGTGAATAAGATCCCAAAGCCAAAGCCAAAGATAGAGAAAGTAACCAAGACGGAGAACACAACAAAGGAGGAGGAACAATCAAAATCCTCTGATGAAGCtgccaaagaagaagaaagtcacGACGAGCTTTGA
- a CDS encoding auxin canalization protein (DUF828) produces the protein MEYDRTLNLIPYGLQGVREEEEIEEDDEESMTLSSVPENETSECSSPPATYPPIPPRPKTPREPMEFLCRSWSLSTSEISLALSSQKSDKQLNKNPNISQLADVTSLAPVAPPPPLQTGKLASAVHARRTGTIGKWFHHREFVGGKVSAVKKRDRVRVEKAHLHSAVSIASLATAIAAVTASGNQDGFAGSKMSSALASASELLASHCLELAELAGADHDRVVSAVRSAVDVRGPGDLLTLTAAAATALRGEAALRVRLPKEAKNSAAISPCERVLPETHSCSSELDRTSTTDELISAKGVEESTGELMQCTRNGVLRWKHVKVYINKKSQVKHRILIEANKVICWLNSRVEFCSVSLLQVIVEIKSKHVVGAFSMKSKG, from the exons ATGGAGTATGACCGTACGTTGAACTTGATTCCATACGGACTACAAGGAGtaagagaggaggaagaaatcgaagaagacgatgaagagaGCATGACGTTGTCGTCAGTACCAGAAAACGAAACGTCGGAGTGTTCTTCGCCTCCGGCGACGTATCCTCCAATCCCTCCTCGGCCTAAAACACCGAGAGAGCCGATGGAGTTTCTATGCAGATCATGGAGTCTTTCTACTTCTGAGATCTCTTTAGCTTTATCATCTCAGAAATCTGATAAACAACtcaacaaaaaccctaatatttCTCAGTTGGCCGATGTCACTTCTCTGGCTCCGGTAGCACCACCACCGCCGCTACAA ACGGGAAAGCTAGCGAGTGCGGTTCACGCGCGGAGAACGGGAACGATCGGAAAATGGTTCCACCACCGAGAATTCGTCGGCGGGAAGGTCTCCGCcgtaaagaagagagatagagtTCGCGTGGAGAAAGCTCATCTGCATTCCGCCGTGTCCATTGCGTCTCTGGCGACGGCAATCGCCGCAGTGACCGCTTCAGGCAATCAAGACGGCTTCGCTGGATCAAAGATGAGCTCAGCCCTTGCCTCGGCGTCGGAGTTGTTAGCTTCTCACTGCCTCGAATTGGCGGAGCTTGCCGGCGCCGATCACGATCGCGTCGTCTCTGCTGTCCGATCAGCTGTTGATGTTCGTGGACCTGGCGATTTGTTGACTCTAACTGCTGCAGCTGCAACAG CATTGAGAGGAGAAGCAGCTTTGAGGGTAAGACTACCAAAGGAAGCTAAGAACAGTGCAGCTATAAGCCCCTGTGAGAGAGTTTTACCAGAGACTCATAGTTGCTCTTCTGAGCTCGATCGCACTAGCACGACCGATGAACTCATATCTGCAAAAGGAGTTGAAGAATCAACTGGAGAGCTAATGCAGTGCACACGAAACG GTGTTCTGCGGTGGAAGCATGTAAAAGTGtacatcaacaaaaaatctCAGGTTAAACATCGAATACTCATTGAAGCTAACAAAGTTATATGCTGGTTGAATTCTAGAGTTGAATTTTGCTCGGTTTCTCTTTTGCAGGTCATAGtagaaatcaaaagcaaacacGTTGTAGGAGCATTCTCCATGAAAAGCAAAGGTTAG